One genomic region from Bacteroidota bacterium encodes:
- a CDS encoding T9SS type A sorting domain-containing protein, with product MKKVYCPLLASFFANVLFFNSTSAQIQMVKDINPIPSVQYSNPSKFITINGTTFFSAYNVDYGYELWKTDGTTSGTAMVMDISSGSGSSNPGNLTNVNGSLFFSAASGGVGTELWKSDGTEEGTEMVKDIYPSGFSSSPQQLTVLGSTVFFQANDGTNGVELWKSNGTDAGTVLVKDIYSGSSGSFPSYFTSNGSILFFQANDGTNGYELWKTDGTSLGTVMIKDIYTGASSSSPYKFVAFGSTVLFRATDAAGGSELWKSNGTTIGTSLVKDIWSGASSSAPDYLTANGTSLFFSANEGTNGIELWKSDPPYNSASTAMVMDIYPGVTSSSPQYITNVNGILYFTASDGVNGIELWLSGGDVSNTGMVKDIYAGASFSSPNNLTAFGSVLYFSANESTGGQELWRSDGTTGGTVQVKDIEAGIGSSSPNYIYSSGTYLILAATTTVNGTEPWISDGTSGGTNMLLNINPEIGASNPYYITNVNDTVYFFANDGVNGIELWKSDGTSGGTVMLKDIYAGVNSSYSGSSDGIININGTLFFIAQDGINGVELWKSNRTTGGTVMVKDIWPGASSSTPNHFMNVNGTLFFWANDGVNGAELWKSDSPYNAASTSLVKDIYSGVSSSTPSGSFIGSTVSFNNLLYFQANDGINGNELWQSDGTTGGTILVKDINSGINSGLPNGLTVSNGKLFFYATDVNGVELWISDGTTVGTVLLKDINPGTASSSPINFFDDNGILLFGANDGSGSELWKSDGTLSGTIMIKNIFPGVTSTSISGFTNTASTLYFRGKDGTAGLELWKTDGTTGGTVLIKDYNPGFNASVPSSLINFHDTLFYTSRNLIYGTELCVSNGTVLTTALAADIYPGVGSSGPLFLAKTSNTIFFSASDSTNGRELWKLTMPPALARTVSTTNVICTGGSNGSIDLSVSGGNQPYTYLWSNAATTEDISGLTAGTYSVVITDSWGWQKTNTIVVSQPSPTIISISSQSNVSCSGGSDGTINLSITGGGTAPYTYLWSPGNATTQNISGLTANNYSVLVTDALGCTNTFSAIVTQPLPIAASTSVTNTSCNAGSDGTATVYASDGIPPYSYSWNTSPAQTTQTATGLIAGSYSVTVTDANGCTGKFSASISQPPAFFTNVITADENCSGGSNGGANLFVGGATPPYTYLWSNGATTQDITNVTASSYTVTITDNNGCTKSVIAVINQPATFSAPVSKTDVTCFGLCNGTATATPSGGTAPYIYSWQTTPTQSTQTATGLCPGNYNITITDNNGCVITPNTSISEPAVLTTSITNTGATCGNNDGTATATPAGGNVPYTYLWTSGSTAQSPTGLVLGNYTVTVTDSKGCTTSATTTITATTNGQEICMVTVDSTSTKNVIVWEKPIATNIDSFRIYRDIASVYTYVGGVSYSALSTFTDSGAGINPNFTSYMYKMSALDVCGAESALSSFHKTIHNAVSAALPSGYALDWDDYLGFSVAQYRILRDTNNLDNWVPMDSVPFSITAYTDPIQWDSVGYMIEIDHPGGCNITIKNPVPMATNLNSSRSNVYRVQDSTTVNVNEMADGFIANVYPNPSSGIFTIQMADGRGKRADVKVYNVLGECVHKSLLLTPKSLIDLRNQSKGVYYLQISTNDKVITMKIIIE from the coding sequence ATGAAAAAAGTTTACTGCCCATTGCTCGCATCATTTTTTGCGAATGTTCTTTTCTTTAATTCAACTTCAGCGCAGATTCAGATGGTAAAAGACATTAATCCTATTCCATCTGTTCAGTATTCAAACCCGTCAAAATTCATTACCATAAACGGAACCACTTTTTTTTCTGCTTATAATGTAGATTATGGGTATGAGCTTTGGAAAACAGATGGAACCACTTCCGGAACAGCAATGGTGATGGATATTTCTTCCGGAAGCGGCTCATCAAATCCGGGCAACCTGACAAATGTCAACGGTTCACTTTTCTTTTCTGCAGCTTCAGGCGGTGTTGGGACTGAACTTTGGAAAAGCGATGGAACAGAAGAAGGAACAGAAATGGTGAAAGATATTTATCCTTCCGGATTTTCTTCTAGTCCACAACAACTTACAGTATTAGGAAGCACGGTTTTTTTTCAAGCCAACGATGGAACCAACGGAGTTGAATTATGGAAAAGTAACGGAACAGATGCAGGAACAGTTTTAGTAAAAGATATTTATTCCGGAAGTTCAGGTTCCTTTCCTTCCTATTTTACTTCTAATGGGTCCATCCTTTTCTTTCAGGCAAATGACGGAACCAATGGATATGAACTCTGGAAAACGGATGGAACTTCATTAGGAACAGTGATGATAAAAGATATTTATACCGGAGCTTCAAGTTCCAGTCCATATAAATTTGTTGCATTTGGTTCTACTGTATTATTTAGGGCTACGGATGCTGCCGGAGGATCAGAACTTTGGAAAAGTAATGGTACAACGATCGGCACATCTTTGGTAAAAGATATTTGGTCGGGCGCTTCAAGTTCTGCACCCGATTATCTGACTGCAAACGGCACATCACTTTTCTTTTCTGCCAATGAAGGTACTAATGGAATTGAATTATGGAAAAGTGATCCACCTTACAATTCAGCTTCAACAGCCATGGTTATGGATATTTATCCCGGAGTAACCAGTTCTTCTCCACAATACATTACAAATGTGAATGGAATTCTTTATTTCACTGCCAGTGATGGTGTTAATGGAATTGAACTCTGGCTCAGTGGTGGAGATGTATCAAACACTGGAATGGTAAAAGATATTTATGCAGGCGCTTCCTTTTCTTCTCCTAATAATCTTACTGCTTTTGGCTCTGTTCTATATTTTTCTGCCAATGAATCAACTGGTGGCCAAGAACTCTGGAGAAGCGATGGAACTACAGGCGGGACTGTTCAGGTAAAGGATATTGAAGCCGGAATAGGTTCTTCATCTCCGAATTATATTTATTCAAGCGGCACTTATTTGATTTTAGCTGCTACAACAACCGTTAATGGAACGGAACCATGGATAAGTGACGGAACATCTGGAGGAACCAACATGCTTTTAAACATCAATCCTGAGATAGGCGCATCCAATCCTTACTATATCACCAATGTAAATGATACAGTTTACTTTTTTGCAAATGATGGTGTGAACGGAATTGAATTATGGAAAAGTGATGGAACTTCAGGTGGAACGGTTATGCTGAAAGACATTTATGCGGGAGTTAACAGTTCGTATTCGGGTAGTTCTGATGGAATAATTAATATTAACGGCACTTTGTTTTTTATAGCACAGGATGGTATAAATGGTGTTGAATTATGGAAAAGTAACCGCACAACTGGCGGAACGGTAATGGTAAAAGATATATGGCCGGGTGCTTCAAGTTCTACGCCTAATCATTTTATGAATGTGAATGGAACTCTTTTTTTCTGGGCAAACGATGGTGTAAATGGAGCTGAATTATGGAAAAGCGATTCCCCTTACAATGCTGCTTCAACATCCTTAGTAAAAGATATTTATTCTGGTGTAAGTTCAAGCACTCCTAGCGGATCTTTTATCGGTTCAACGGTTAGTTTCAATAATTTACTTTATTTCCAGGCAAATGACGGAATCAACGGAAATGAACTCTGGCAGAGCGATGGTACAACCGGTGGAACTATCCTTGTAAAAGATATTAATTCTGGAATTAACAGTGGTTTGCCTAACGGACTTACAGTGAGCAATGGAAAATTATTTTTTTACGCAACCGATGTAAACGGTGTAGAGCTTTGGATAAGCGATGGAACAACAGTTGGTACTGTTCTTTTGAAGGATATAAATCCAGGTACTGCAAGTTCTTCACCAATTAATTTCTTTGACGATAACGGCATATTGTTATTTGGGGCAAATGATGGAAGCGGAAGTGAGTTATGGAAAAGCGATGGCACACTTTCAGGAACCATAATGATTAAAAATATTTTTCCAGGTGTTACTTCTACTTCCATATCAGGATTTACAAATACAGCTTCTACTTTATATTTTCGGGGAAAAGATGGTACTGCGGGTCTTGAATTATGGAAAACTGACGGCACAACCGGAGGAACTGTCTTGATTAAAGATTACAACCCGGGTTTTAATGCCTCTGTTCCATCAAGTTTAATAAATTTTCATGACACATTATTCTATACCAGCCGAAATTTAATTTACGGTACTGAACTTTGTGTAAGTAACGGTACAGTTCTGACCACAGCACTTGCTGCTGATATTTATCCCGGTGTTGGTTCATCGGGACCTTTGTTCCTTGCAAAGACTTCCAATACAATTTTCTTTTCAGCAAGCGATAGTACTAACGGAAGGGAGCTCTGGAAATTAACTATGCCTCCCGCTTTAGCCAGAACTGTTTCTACTACAAACGTTATTTGTACAGGAGGCTCGAATGGTTCTATTGATCTCTCTGTTTCTGGCGGTAATCAGCCCTACACTTATTTATGGTCAAACGCTGCAACCACTGAAGATATAAGCGGATTGACAGCCGGAACTTATTCAGTTGTTATCACTGATTCATGGGGCTGGCAAAAAACAAATACAATTGTAGTTTCACAACCCTCCCCAACAATAATTTCAATTTCATCTCAGTCTAATGTTTCTTGCAGCGGTGGTAGTGATGGTACCATTAATCTTTCTATTACAGGCGGTGGTACTGCACCTTACACTTACTTATGGTCTCCCGGAAATGCAACTACACAAAATATTTCCGGATTGACTGCAAATAATTATTCGGTATTAGTTACAGATGCTCTCGGTTGTACAAATACATTTTCAGCAATTGTAACTCAACCTTTGCCAATTGCAGCAAGCACTTCTGTTACTAATACTTCTTGCAATGCCGGTTCTGACGGAACCGCAACCGTGTATGCATCGGATGGTATTCCACCTTATTCTTATTCATGGAATACTTCTCCTGCTCAAACTACTCAAACAGCAACCGGTTTGATTGCGGGATCCTATAGTGTAACAGTAACAGATGCAAACGGATGTACAGGAAAATTTTCTGCATCAATTTCTCAACCACCTGCATTCTTTACCAATGTTATAACGGCTGATGAAAACTGCAGTGGCGGAAGCAATGGCGGTGCTAATTTATTTGTTGGCGGTGCAACACCTCCTTATACATATTTATGGTCAAACGGTGCTACTACTCAGGATATAACAAATGTTACTGCATCTTCTTATACTGTTACAATAACTGATAATAATGGCTGTACTAAATCAGTGATTGCTGTAATCAACCAGCCTGCTACTTTTTCTGCACCTGTTTCAAAAACAGATGTTACCTGCTTCGGTTTGTGTAATGGAACAGCAACAGCAACTCCAAGCGGTGGAACTGCTCCCTATATTTATTCCTGGCAAACCACTCCAACACAAAGCACCCAAACAGCAACGGGATTGTGTCCGGGAAATTATAATATCACTATCACTGATAATAATGGATGCGTAATCACCCCGAACACTTCCATTTCAGAACCTGCAGTACTCACTACATCTATAACAAACACAGGAGCTACCTGTGGAAACAACGATGGCACAGCTACAGCAACACCCGCAGGAGGAAATGTACCATACACTTATTTGTGGACTAGTGGAAGCACCGCACAATCTCCAACAGGACTTGTACTTGGAAATTATACTGTAACCGTAACCGACAGCAAAGGATGCACAACTTCTGCAACCACCACTATTACTGCCACCACTAACGGTCAGGAAATATGTATGGTAACGGTTGACAGCACTTCCACCAAGAATGTGATTGTATGGGAAAAACCAATTGCAACAAACATAGATAGTTTCAGAATCTATCGCGACATTGCTTCGGTGTATACCTACGTGGGCGGTGTTTCTTATTCTGCGCTCAGCACATTCACAGACAGTGGTGCTGGCATCAATCCGAACTTCACATCTTACATGTATAAAATGTCTGCATTGGATGTCTGTGGAGCAGAAAGCGCACTCAGTTCATTTCATAAAACCATTCATAATGCTGTGAGCGCTGCACTTCCTTCAGGTTATGCTCTTGACTGGGATGATTACCTTGGATTCTCAGTTGCTCAATACAGAATTTTGAGAGACACAAATAATCTGGATAATTGGGTGCCGATGGATTCCGTTCCGTTTAGCATCACTGCTTACACCGATCCGATTCAGTGGGATTCTGTGGGATATATGATTGAGATTGACCATCCGGGCGGATGCAACATCACTATCAAAAACCCTGTGCCGATGGCAACCAACCTGAACTCATCACGCTCGAATGTTTACAGAGTGCAGGATAGTACGACTGTTAATGTGAACGAGATGGCTGATGGATTCATTGCTAATGTATATCCGAATCCAAGCAGCGGAATATTCACAATACAAATGGCAGATGGAAGAGGGAAGAGGGCAGATGTAAAAGTTTACAATGTGCTTGGAGAATGTGTTCATAAATCCTTACTCCTTACTCCTAAATCCTTAATTGATTTAAGGAATCAATCCAAAGGAGTTTACTACTTGCAAATTTCAACAAATGACAAAGTGATAACGATGAAAATAATTATTGAATAA